The following are from one region of the Hydrogenimonas sp. SS33 genome:
- a CDS encoding alanine racemase, translating into MSTIEISRANFEHNLNQIAQKTQSLEKVALVLKDNAYGHGLELVASLAARAGVSHAVVRNLPEAEKVAPLFKTVLVLADIPEETPPEGVRFVVNDLRQIGQIPRGTAVELKVDTGMHRNGIAFEEAECAVEAIEKRGLRLMGVMTHYRGADEMGSDFFWQRKRFETLRDRLEKEGLKGVRWHSCNSAALFRSERFEEDIARVGIAAYGCLRMPEPFGRPDLRPVMSLWADRLSTRPAEPSWRIGYGGEGRLEEGGHLSTYDIGYGDGWLRGDASKPYRLPDGRPLVGRVSMDMVSVAGEEERICLFRDAAEAAVQFGTIAYDVMVKLSPRIPRVAV; encoded by the coding sequence ATGTCAACCATCGAAATTTCACGGGCCAATTTTGAACACAATCTTAACCAAATCGCCCAGAAAACGCAATCGCTCGAGAAGGTCGCCCTGGTACTCAAAGACAATGCCTATGGCCACGGGCTGGAGCTTGTCGCATCGCTTGCCGCCCGGGCCGGCGTCTCCCATGCCGTGGTGCGCAACCTTCCGGAAGCCGAAAAGGTCGCACCTCTTTTCAAAACGGTTCTCGTGCTGGCCGACATCCCCGAAGAGACCCCGCCGGAGGGTGTGCGTTTCGTCGTCAACGACCTGCGGCAAATCGGGCAGATACCCCGCGGCACGGCGGTGGAACTGAAGGTCGATACGGGAATGCACCGCAACGGCATCGCTTTCGAAGAGGCGGAATGTGCGGTGGAGGCGATCGAAAAGAGAGGCCTGCGGCTGATGGGGGTGATGACCCACTACCGTGGTGCCGACGAGATGGGAAGCGACTTTTTTTGGCAGCGAAAGCGGTTTGAAACGTTGCGGGATAGGTTGGAGAAAGAGGGGCTGAAAGGGGTTCGGTGGCACAGCTGCAACTCCGCCGCCCTTTTCCGTTCGGAGCGTTTTGAAGAGGATATTGCCAGAGTCGGCATCGCCGCCTACGGCTGCCTGCGGATGCCCGAACCTTTCGGCCGGCCCGACCTGCGGCCCGTCATGTCCCTCTGGGCCGACAGGCTCTCGACCCGCCCGGCGGAGCCCTCGTGGCGCATCGGTTACGGCGGGGAGGGCCGGCTGGAGGAGGGCGGCCACCTCTCGACCTACGACATCGGTTACGGCGACGGGTGGCTCCGCGGCGACGCTTCTAAGCCCTACCGCCTGCCCGACGGCCGCCCGCTGGTGGGCAGAGTGTCGATGGATATGGTGAGTGTGGCGGGGGAGGAGGAGCGCATCTGTCTCTTTCGCGATGCGGCGGAGGCGGCGGTGCAGTTTGGAACCATCGCCTACGACGTGATGGTCAAACTCTCCCCCCGCATTCCCAGAGTGGCGGTATGA
- a CDS encoding alpha/beta hydrolase → MNAALAAALLAALALYPFYVVHRQTAGTHTQIVRSPAEWGVPYQKIDFTTDDGILLKGWWIPAESLRAVLLLHGKAGSRNGEYSGIFELARRYRDAGFSVMMADMRGHGESGGDRVYFGVRESRDLSAWVASLDPRRRYRWGIHGFSMGAVTAMMMQEREPGRFAFVVADAPWTDFEVLVKQELWKRALLPPFAYPYVRWIAETFFGQDFSEADNRTRVKKLCGKPVLYIREKEDDLLPAYQWKRLRLACPGAEVVEYKGVGHVEAFRNDPDAYWRRVEDFLKVEVF, encoded by the coding sequence ATGAACGCGGCACTCGCGGCGGCACTTCTCGCGGCTCTCGCACTCTACCCCTTTTATGTGGTGCACCGGCAGACGGCAGGCACCCATACGCAAATCGTCCGCTCTCCCGCCGAGTGGGGCGTGCCCTACCAAAAGATCGACTTCACGACGGACGACGGCATTTTGTTGAAGGGGTGGTGGATCCCCGCCGAAAGCTTGCGTGCTGTTTTGCTGCTGCACGGTAAAGCGGGGAGCCGCAACGGCGAATACAGCGGCATTTTCGAACTGGCAAGGCGCTACCGGGATGCGGGTTTTTCGGTGATGATGGCCGACATGCGGGGCCACGGCGAAAGCGGCGGCGACCGGGTCTACTTCGGGGTGCGGGAGTCTCGTGATCTGTCGGCGTGGGTCGCCTCGCTCGACCCCCGGCGACGGTATCGCTGGGGAATCCACGGCTTCTCCATGGGGGCGGTGACGGCGATGATGATGCAAGAACGCGAACCCGGCCGGTTCGCTTTCGTCGTGGCCGACGCCCCCTGGACAGATTTCGAAGTTTTGGTGAAGCAGGAGCTCTGGAAACGGGCACTGCTGCCGCCCTTTGCCTACCCCTATGTTCGCTGGATCGCCGAAACCTTTTTCGGGCAGGACTTTTCCGAGGCCGACAACCGGACGCGGGTGAAAAAGTTGTGTGGGAAGCCCGTACTCTACATCCGCGAAAAGGAGGATGACCTGCTTCCTGCCTACCAGTGGAAACGGCTCCGCCTCGCCTGCCCCGGGGCCGAAGTCGTCGAGTACAAAGGGGTCGGCCACGTGGAAGCGTTCAGAAACGACCCCGACGCCTACTGGCGCAGGGTGGAAGATTTTTTAAAAGTTGAAGTTTTTTGA
- a CDS encoding multiheme c-type cytochrome codes for MIRSLAFLLFAVALTAQTQFVSSKVCSKCHPLIYKEYMGSMHRNSSVFNDPVHKAVWQKHPMLKKKKYECAVCHTPGDTRLMGRLASNRPALPEADEIQKNEPISCAYCHRIQSVETHARHNENLLNEKPKYYYAAKEGKSVKEWVKFHRKSGLFGLSRATTGSPFHTIDYGNQLFADGRVCLGCHDHKQNGKGFSVCTMNRSDKPSKRNCIGCHMPQIPGSFNTIQKSATHAYHGFAGLHNGTEYLKKYVKLEAVKKGGELVAKIVNEADHQLFNHPLRLAQLRIAVERGGKTVSAKPVNFYRILGHAGKPAMPWVADTVVKANTIDAKSTKTVPTGIALQPGDRVTLTLGYFIVNPKAAKKLGITDKKLTEFRVLTSKNFNF; via the coding sequence ATGATCCGATCTCTTGCATTTCTGCTCTTTGCCGTCGCTCTGACGGCCCAGACCCAATTCGTCTCTTCCAAAGTCTGTTCCAAATGCCACCCGCTCATCTACAAAGAGTATATGGGCTCCATGCACCGCAACAGCTCCGTTTTCAACGACCCCGTCCACAAGGCGGTCTGGCAGAAACATCCGATGCTGAAAAAGAAGAAGTATGAGTGCGCCGTCTGCCACACTCCCGGAGATACCCGGCTCATGGGCCGGCTCGCTTCCAACCGGCCTGCGCTTCCCGAAGCGGACGAAATCCAAAAAAACGAACCCATCAGCTGCGCCTACTGCCACCGCATCCAGTCGGTCGAAACCCACGCCAGGCACAATGAAAACCTTCTGAACGAAAAGCCCAAATACTACTACGCCGCCAAAGAGGGCAAAAGTGTCAAAGAGTGGGTCAAGTTCCACAGAAAGAGCGGCCTCTTCGGCCTCAGCCGTGCCACGACGGGCTCTCCTTTTCACACCATCGACTACGGCAATCAACTCTTCGCCGACGGCCGCGTCTGCCTGGGGTGCCACGACCACAAACAAAACGGCAAAGGTTTCAGCGTCTGCACGATGAACCGCAGCGACAAACCCTCGAAGAGAAACTGCATCGGCTGCCACATGCCCCAGATCCCCGGCTCCTTCAACACGATCCAAAAAAGCGCTACCCACGCCTACCACGGTTTCGCGGGACTCCACAACGGGACGGAATATCTGAAAAAGTATGTGAAACTCGAAGCGGTCAAGAAGGGGGGAGAGCTGGTCGCCAAAATCGTCAACGAAGCCGACCATCAACTCTTCAACCATCCGCTGCGGCTGGCCCAGCTTCGCATCGCCGTCGAAAGAGGCGGCAAAACCGTCAGCGCCAAACCGGTCAACTTCTACCGCATCCTCGGACACGCCGGCAAACCGGCGATGCCCTGGGTCGCCGATACCGTCGTCAAAGCCAATACCATCGACGCCAAAAGCACCAAAACCGTTCCCACCGGCATCGCCCTGCAACCGGGAGACAGGGTCACTTTGACACTCGGCTACTTCATCGTCAACCCCAAAGCGGCCAAAAAACTGGGAATCACCGACAAAAAACTGACCGAATTTAGGGTTCTCACCTCAAAAAACTTCAACTTTTAA